GTTTAAGGACCTATAGACACGCATTAGTCCTGCGCCCCACTCACAGGAAGTATACGGTAtacatgtaatgtcacagaaaTCCAGTGGATATTATTTGATAATGGCCAGTATCACTAGTGTCATAATACTTTAGCAATATATGATTTGCAATATGTCCAAGAACATTTATTGTCTGGATAATTTGATGGAATTCTCATGCCCCAGCGCCCCCCACTGACAAGTCGCTACTGATCTTAGTTGTTCTGTATCCTACTTTATTAAACTTTAGAACTCTTCcctgacactagtgtgtgaatctgttctcTGGACGCCAGCTAAGTAACACTGACAGTTGAACACTGCTCTTTGAGGCTAATGGCTATGATCTAGGGTTAGCCTAACAAGAATATTACTGGTCGTACttttttataattttagttgatacattttataaattgttataaaatgtataaattgtttgttaattttattatattttttcagCGTCTGATCTGAGGATTGTTCTGTTGGGGAAGAATGAGACCAGCAGAGTGGGAAACTTCATCCTGGGAAGAGATGCGTTTGAGACTgaagctcctcctccttcagTAGAACATCAGAGTGAGAGAATCAGAGGACACGTGGAGGGGAGATACATCACCCTCATCAACTCACCCCACCTGCTTCACACTGAACTCACTCAAGAGGAACTGACtcagagagtgaaagagtgtgtgtctctgtctgatCCTGGACCTCATGTGTTTTTACTGGTGCTCCAGTCTGAGAACTTCACACAGGAGGACCAGGACAGAATCAGAAGTGTCCTGGA
This Brachyhypopomus gauderio isolate BG-103 chromosome 6, BGAUD_0.2, whole genome shotgun sequence DNA region includes the following protein-coding sequences:
- the LOC143517668 gene encoding GTPase IMAP family member 5-like isoform X1, with translation MNRQQRGRTEIMAFNTSTASDLRIVLLGKNETSRVGNFILGRDAFETEAPPPSVEHQSERIRGHVEGRYITLINSPHLLHTELTQEELTQRVKECVSLSDPGPHVFLLVLQSENFTQEDQDRIRSVLDSYGPLCLKQSVVVTTGEDQDTRGCLSTFIRECGGRHHICEDFKFNAIFNRQPV
- the LOC143517668 gene encoding GTPase IMAP family member 6-like isoform X2; amino-acid sequence: MASDLRIVLLGKNETSRVGNFILGRDAFETEAPPPSVEHQSERIRGHVEGRYITLINSPHLLHTELTQEELTQRVKECVSLSDPGPHVFLLVLQSENFTQEDQDRIRSVLDSYGPLCLKQSVVVTTGEDQDTRGCLSTFIRECGGRHHICEDFKFNAIFNRQPV